A DNA window from Corallococcus soli contains the following coding sequences:
- a CDS encoding response regulator: MEAHHTLLVVDDDMDIRDALQDVLELEGYAVQLAADGLEALERLRSSEPRPQLILLDLMMPRMDGVAFREALRNERACSDIPVLVASAELDLRSTADGMDVAGYLRKPLDLPALLTTVKRLCLPA; the protein is encoded by the coding sequence ATGGAAGCGCATCACACGCTGCTGGTCGTCGACGACGACATGGACATCCGGGATGCACTCCAGGACGTGCTGGAGCTGGAGGGGTACGCCGTGCAGCTGGCGGCGGATGGCCTGGAGGCCCTGGAGCGACTGCGTTCCTCGGAGCCCCGGCCGCAGCTCATCCTGCTGGATTTGATGATGCCCCGCATGGACGGCGTCGCCTTCCGCGAGGCGCTGCGCAACGAGCGGGCCTGTTCGGACATCCCGGTGCTGGTGGCCAGCGCGGAGCTGGACCTGCGCAGCACGGCGGATGGGATGGACGTGGCGGGCTACCTGCGAAAGCCGCTGGACCTGCCCGCCCTGCTGACCACCGTGAAGCGCCTGTGCCTGCCCGCCTGA
- a CDS encoding Fur family transcriptional regulator, translating to MGAKKISAQEKLTGFQDRIRAAGLRSTAPRVAVLRKLETATAPMSHADLVEELGGEGYDRVTIYRNLTDLTEAGLVVRADLGDHVWRFELKRAGGTEHTNNHPHFTCTDCGTVACLPEESVRLTTARGVPRAVSQRAVEVQLRGLCDRCE from the coding sequence ATGGGTGCCAAGAAAATCTCGGCGCAGGAGAAGCTGACCGGGTTCCAGGACCGGATTCGCGCCGCGGGGCTGCGCAGCACCGCGCCCCGCGTGGCCGTGCTGCGCAAGCTGGAGACCGCCACCGCGCCGATGAGCCACGCGGACCTGGTGGAGGAGCTGGGCGGCGAGGGCTACGACCGCGTCACCATCTACCGCAACCTCACCGACCTGACCGAAGCGGGCCTCGTCGTGAGGGCCGACCTGGGCGACCACGTCTGGCGCTTCGAGCTCAAGCGCGCCGGCGGCACCGAGCACACCAACAACCACCCCCACTTCACCTGCACCGACTGCGGCACCGTCGCCTGCCTCCCGGAGGAGTCCGTGCGCCTGACCACCGCCCGGGGCGTCCCCCGCGCCGTGTCCCAGCGCGCCGTGGAAGTGCAGCTGCGCGGCCTCTGCGACCGCTGCGAGTAG
- a CDS encoding metallophosphoesterase: MRLRLARRRHAAGASASLAQAEVLELEPHGRNELLARGPDPFRPDRRLRWRDHFVLTEHLLQLNGICPEHDGLRIAQLSDVHVGQATSDVRIRRAVAAVNAAAPDLVFLTGDYVTHSPKPLPRVRELLKGLEGRVFVVMGNHDHWVDVRYLRAGFEDLGYTVLQNEHRVVHVKGAPVTVLGIDDGLTRKDDVEATFRGAPTSGTRLVLAHTPPTVEKLPSHAGLVQFSGHTHGGQFIVRGLTEALFRRAGQPYIRGHYRVNGNHLYVNQGLGFGFGGPYLRRGSTPEVAFFTLRNPAAAHVGAP; encoded by the coding sequence ATGCGCCTGAGACTCGCCCGCCGCCGTCACGCCGCTGGTGCCTCCGCCTCCCTCGCCCAGGCCGAAGTGCTGGAGCTGGAGCCGCACGGCCGCAACGAGCTCCTGGCGCGAGGCCCGGATCCCTTCCGCCCCGACCGCCGGCTGCGCTGGCGCGACCACTTCGTGCTCACCGAGCACCTGCTCCAGTTGAACGGCATCTGCCCGGAGCATGACGGCCTGCGGATTGCCCAGCTGTCGGACGTGCACGTGGGCCAGGCGACGTCGGACGTGCGGATCCGCCGCGCGGTGGCCGCGGTGAACGCGGCGGCGCCGGACCTGGTGTTCCTCACGGGCGACTACGTCACGCACAGCCCCAAGCCGCTGCCGCGCGTGCGCGAGCTGCTCAAGGGGCTGGAGGGCCGCGTCTTCGTGGTGATGGGCAACCACGACCACTGGGTGGACGTGCGCTACCTGCGCGCGGGCTTCGAGGACCTGGGCTACACGGTGCTCCAGAACGAGCACCGGGTGGTGCACGTGAAGGGCGCCCCGGTGACGGTGCTGGGCATCGACGACGGCCTGACGCGCAAGGATGACGTGGAGGCCACCTTCCGGGGGGCGCCCACGTCGGGCACGCGGCTGGTGCTGGCCCACACGCCGCCCACCGTGGAGAAGCTGCCGTCGCACGCGGGGCTGGTGCAGTTCTCCGGGCACACGCACGGCGGGCAGTTCATCGTGCGCGGCCTCACGGAGGCGCTCTTCCGCCGCGCGGGCCAGCCGTACATCCGGGGCCACTACCGCGTGAACGGCAACCACCTGTACGTGAACCAGGGGCTGGGCTTCGGCTTCGGCGGCCCGTACCTGCGCCGGGGCAGCACGCCGGAGGTCGCCTTCTTCACCCTGCGCAACCCCGCGGCGGCCCACGTCGGCGCGCCCTGA
- a CDS encoding response regulator transcription factor, translating to MSTTVVDQRPSLLLVDDDATLRERLARAFRERGWDVTTAGHHEEAMAAAGRESPEYAVVDLRMPGHSGLELVRDLLAVDASTRIIVLTGYGSISTTVDAIRLGAVNYLPKPADADDILAAFARAAEEPSVAAPETLQAPSLARAEWEHIHRVLADSAGNISEAARKLGIHRRSLQRKLQKYPPSR from the coding sequence GTGAGCACGACCGTGGTGGATCAGCGCCCCAGCCTGCTGCTGGTGGACGACGACGCGACGTTGCGCGAGCGGCTGGCGAGGGCCTTCCGCGAGCGCGGCTGGGACGTGACGACGGCGGGCCACCACGAGGAGGCCATGGCGGCGGCCGGGCGCGAGTCGCCCGAGTACGCGGTGGTGGACCTGCGGATGCCGGGGCACAGCGGGCTGGAGCTGGTGAGGGACCTGCTGGCGGTGGACGCGTCCACGCGCATCATCGTGCTGACGGGGTACGGCAGCATCTCCACGACGGTGGACGCCATCCGGCTGGGGGCGGTGAACTACCTGCCGAAGCCCGCGGACGCGGACGACATCCTGGCCGCGTTCGCCAGGGCGGCGGAGGAGCCGTCCGTGGCGGCGCCGGAGACGCTCCAGGCGCCGTCCCTTGCGCGGGCGGAGTGGGAGCACATCCACCGGGTACTCGCGGACAGCGCGGGCAACATCTCCGAAGCCGCGCGCAAGCTGGGCATCCACCGGCGCTCACTCCAGCGCAAGCTGCAGAAGTATCCGCCGTCGCGCTGA
- a CDS encoding ATP-binding protein, which yields MTPPPSASPPSAEPSPRAHINLVWLLRLRWGVLVGQAVLVAVAAWGLKLALPVTALVALLVVEALTNAAVRAGLSRARPVAEAAIFGLMLWDTVVLTGLLALSGGTHNPFTALYLVNVALGTVLLPARRTWAMLAFTLLAFGSLFVLQDVTLPGIARPDHAELMRLHLSGMWVAFAVAAGFIVYFIQRVTRALAEREQELAQTRARHARQEKVASLATLAAGAAHELSTPLSTIAVVAKELERALATSSTSESAREDLRLIRQQVDRCRDVLVQMSADAGQTTGEPFHAVPLERLVEETLAELSGRERVRVELPEALKAHRVHGPPRALARVLRGLVKNALQATPGNGPVALSARAEGTGARLEVRDTGMGMPDAVLARAGEPFFTTKAPGEGMGLGLFLARTLAEQLGGSLELRSKAGEGTTVGLSLPAASAQEVAA from the coding sequence ATGACGCCCCCGCCGTCCGCTTCGCCACCATCCGCTGAACCTTCGCCCCGGGCGCACATCAACCTGGTGTGGCTGCTCAGGCTGCGCTGGGGCGTGCTCGTCGGGCAGGCGGTGCTGGTGGCGGTGGCGGCGTGGGGCCTGAAGCTGGCGCTGCCGGTGACGGCGCTGGTGGCGCTGCTCGTGGTGGAGGCGCTGACGAACGCGGCGGTGCGAGCGGGCCTGTCGCGGGCGCGCCCGGTGGCGGAGGCCGCCATCTTCGGGCTGATGCTCTGGGACACGGTGGTGCTCACGGGGCTGCTCGCGCTGAGCGGCGGGACGCACAACCCCTTCACGGCGCTGTACCTGGTGAACGTGGCGCTGGGCACGGTGCTGCTGCCCGCGCGCCGGACGTGGGCCATGCTGGCGTTCACGCTGCTGGCGTTCGGTTCGCTGTTCGTGTTGCAGGACGTGACGCTGCCGGGGATTGCGCGGCCGGACCACGCGGAGCTGATGCGGCTGCACCTGAGCGGCATGTGGGTGGCGTTCGCGGTGGCGGCGGGCTTCATCGTGTACTTCATCCAGCGCGTGACGCGGGCCCTGGCGGAGCGTGAGCAGGAGTTGGCGCAGACGCGGGCGCGCCATGCGCGGCAGGAGAAGGTGGCCTCGCTGGCGACGCTGGCGGCGGGCGCGGCGCACGAGCTGTCCACGCCGCTGTCCACCATCGCAGTGGTGGCGAAGGAGCTGGAGCGGGCGCTGGCCACGTCGAGCACCTCCGAGTCGGCGCGCGAGGACCTGCGGCTCATCCGCCAGCAGGTGGACCGGTGCCGCGACGTGCTGGTGCAGATGTCCGCGGACGCGGGCCAGACGACGGGCGAGCCCTTCCACGCCGTCCCGCTGGAGCGGCTGGTGGAGGAGACGCTGGCGGAGCTGTCCGGCCGCGAGCGCGTGCGGGTGGAGCTGCCGGAGGCGCTGAAGGCGCACCGGGTGCACGGGCCGCCAAGGGCGCTGGCGCGGGTGCTGCGGGGGCTGGTGAAGAACGCGCTGCAGGCCACGCCGGGCAACGGGCCGGTGGCCCTGAGCGCGAGGGCGGAGGGCACGGGCGCGCGCCTGGAGGTGCGCGATACGGGCATGGGCATGCCGGACGCGGTGCTGGCGCGGGCCGGTGAGCCCTTCTTCACGACGAAGGCACCGGGCGAGGGCATGGGGCTGGGGTTGTTCCTGGCGCGCACCCTGGCGGAGCAGCTGGGCGGGTCGCTGGAGCTGCGCTCGAAGGCGGGGGAAGGCACGACGGTGGGGTTGAGCCTGCCGGCCGCGAGCGCCCAGGAGGTGGCGGCGTGA
- a CDS encoding sensor histidine kinase — MASAWELPADNETPCVLLEPLHGETGEVLDFRWTSMNVPAEGWVRSLELGRHLSLWTLEGVALVDVAACARVLLRGVPHVGQVPGDAAGRQYVVVRHGEGLALWLLPRDEGRASDAQQAARERNARREVEEALARTEQTVSALREAEERYRLATRATHDVLWDWHFATDRVRWDPGTGDAFGHATAVLDHQLGWWGARVHDEDRERVVDKLVDFVASTGDVWKDEYRFQRADGSWAHVLDRGVLARDDEGRPVRMIGSMMDVTERTRELASMVEEARFRERFIGILGHDLRNPLNAIVLSARAQKRRGPLECTPEQHRQHAQRIESSATRMGNMIADLLDLTRARLAGGIPLRKGPTDLGVVCQQVVDELSAAYPERAIAVDVDGKAEGDWDSERLAQVLSNLVGNALEHGTPEAPVFLRCWAKGEHQVLEVQNPGTPIPEDLRERLFDPFRQGDGEREQSRRNAGLGLGLFIVKEIVQAHGGTVEVASSLKDGTTFTVKLPRPPRPKAKVKTSRGRTRTA, encoded by the coding sequence ATGGCCTCGGCGTGGGAGCTGCCCGCCGACAATGAGACGCCCTGCGTCCTCCTGGAGCCCTTGCATGGGGAAACGGGCGAGGTGCTCGACTTCCGTTGGACGTCGATGAACGTCCCGGCCGAGGGCTGGGTGCGCTCGTTGGAGCTGGGCCGGCACCTGTCCCTGTGGACGCTGGAGGGCGTGGCGCTGGTGGACGTGGCGGCGTGCGCGCGGGTGCTGCTGCGCGGCGTGCCGCACGTGGGCCAGGTGCCGGGGGACGCGGCGGGGCGCCAGTACGTGGTGGTGCGCCATGGCGAGGGGCTGGCGCTGTGGCTGTTGCCCCGGGACGAGGGGCGGGCGTCGGACGCGCAGCAGGCGGCCCGGGAGCGCAACGCCCGGCGCGAGGTGGAGGAGGCGCTGGCGCGCACGGAGCAGACGGTGAGCGCGCTGCGCGAGGCGGAGGAGCGCTACCGGCTGGCGACGCGGGCCACGCACGACGTGCTGTGGGACTGGCACTTCGCCACCGACCGCGTGCGGTGGGACCCGGGGACGGGGGATGCGTTCGGCCACGCCACCGCGGTGCTGGACCACCAGCTGGGCTGGTGGGGCGCGCGTGTGCACGACGAGGACCGCGAGCGGGTGGTGGACAAGCTGGTGGACTTCGTCGCGTCCACCGGTGACGTGTGGAAGGACGAGTACCGCTTCCAGCGCGCGGACGGTAGTTGGGCGCACGTGCTGGACCGCGGCGTGCTGGCGCGCGACGACGAGGGGCGCCCGGTGCGGATGATTGGTTCGATGATGGACGTCACCGAGCGCACGCGCGAGCTGGCGTCGATGGTGGAGGAGGCGCGCTTCCGCGAGCGCTTCATCGGCATCCTGGGGCATGACCTGCGCAACCCCCTCAACGCCATCGTGCTGTCGGCGCGGGCGCAGAAGCGGCGCGGTCCGCTGGAGTGCACGCCGGAGCAGCACCGGCAGCACGCGCAGCGCATCGAGTCCTCCGCGACGCGCATGGGCAACATGATTGCCGACCTGCTGGACCTGACGCGGGCGCGGCTGGCCGGCGGCATCCCCCTGCGCAAGGGCCCCACGGACCTGGGGGTGGTGTGTCAGCAGGTGGTGGACGAACTGTCGGCGGCGTACCCGGAGCGGGCCATCGCCGTGGACGTGGACGGCAAGGCCGAAGGCGATTGGGATTCAGAGCGGCTGGCGCAGGTGTTGAGCAACCTGGTGGGCAACGCGCTGGAGCACGGGACGCCGGAGGCGCCGGTGTTCCTGCGCTGCTGGGCGAAGGGCGAGCACCAGGTGCTGGAGGTGCAGAACCCCGGCACGCCCATTCCGGAGGACCTGCGCGAGCGGCTCTTCGACCCCTTCCGACAAGGTGACGGGGAGCGGGAACAGAGCAGGCGCAATGCGGGGTTGGGATTGGGGCTGTTCATCGTGAAGGAGATCGTCCAGGCGCACGGGGGCACCGTGGAGGTGGCCTCGTCACTGAAGGACGGCACCACGTTCACGGTGAAGCTGCCCCGGCCGCCGCGTCCCAAGGCGAAGGTGAAGACGTCGCGAGGTCGCACGCGAACCGCCTGA
- a CDS encoding transporter: MRTPNLLLAAVCAALLTPASGAWACASCACGDPTLTSMGGEQPFEGRLRLSTMLRAWGHTEGQQNLDAQRLRELRMDVAVAYAPRPWLVLAVNLPLQAREVRDVSLARERGWGLGDVDVSAKAFVWRDRDFSPDNLLSVVGGVKLPTGPRLAARDGTALGLDAQPGSGSVDPMGGLAWQGFRGSWSFMASVLGFLPTRGREDFRLGASVRTSVGAQYQPSTRWAVRLGLDSRAERAADTAGVSEEYGGGFIAYVSPDVLFSPGMDVVVQAGVRIPVVNQLRRVSSTPIAQLSLAYDL, from the coding sequence TTGAGAACCCCGAACCTGCTGCTTGCCGCCGTGTGCGCCGCGCTCCTCACCCCCGCCTCCGGGGCGTGGGCGTGCGCGAGCTGCGCGTGCGGGGACCCCACGCTCACCTCCATGGGGGGCGAGCAGCCTTTCGAGGGGCGCCTGCGGCTGTCCACCATGCTGCGCGCGTGGGGGCACACGGAGGGCCAGCAGAACCTGGACGCGCAGCGGCTGCGCGAGCTGCGCATGGACGTGGCGGTGGCGTACGCGCCCCGGCCCTGGCTGGTGCTGGCGGTGAACCTGCCGCTCCAGGCCCGCGAGGTGCGGGACGTGAGCCTCGCGCGCGAGCGCGGCTGGGGGCTGGGCGACGTGGACGTGAGCGCGAAGGCGTTCGTGTGGAGGGACAGGGACTTCTCGCCGGACAACCTCCTGAGCGTGGTGGGCGGGGTGAAGCTGCCCACGGGCCCCCGGCTGGCCGCGCGGGACGGCACGGCGCTGGGGTTGGATGCGCAGCCGGGCAGCGGCTCCGTGGACCCCATGGGAGGGCTGGCGTGGCAGGGCTTCCGCGGCTCGTGGTCCTTCATGGCCAGCGTCCTGGGCTTCCTGCCCACGCGCGGGCGCGAGGACTTCCGGCTGGGCGCGTCCGTGCGCACGTCGGTGGGCGCGCAGTACCAGCCCTCCACGCGCTGGGCGGTGCGCCTGGGATTGGACAGCCGGGCGGAGCGCGCGGCGGACACCGCCGGCGTGTCGGAGGAGTACGGCGGGGGCTTCATCGCCTACGTGTCACCGGACGTGCTCTTCAGCCCGGGCATGGACGTGGTGGTGCAGGCCGGGGTGCGCATCCCGGTCGTCAACCAGCTGCGCCGGGTGTCATCCACGCCCATCGCGCAGCTCTCGCTCGCGTACGACCTGTGA
- a CDS encoding sensor histidine kinase encodes MKPTLLLVEAPGPHRELLYLAFQSQGWRVLLAVGLEALTLALREAPPVHLVLMPAGVLTALGGQAGVLREALAEAGAALWVEAPVAEREALGRLGVPVAGFVSPTHSLGARLEAVRQGLPAAGVDVEPSRPLKVLVTEDDPVFRKLLQLSLAPFHFEVMAAEDGAGALELARRRSPDIVVADVLMPRLDGFRLCLALRQDARLARVPVILTHATAPDELDLRMAANVGANGFVRRSQGNDEVVALLLREAHAGGPLPAPVPGELSTEPHLYGMVRQLERRVGLLEQAERDARDSEERYRLVVSGSYDGVWDWDVRGQSLYWSPRLLEMLGLKPEDFAGTLDAFLARVHPEDRGEVASALTQHLEQGTLYDVSFRLRHADGAYRSCVSRGRALRDAHGRPQRMAGIIGDVTEQLRLYRETREAVRVRDEFLAVAAHELRTPLAALRLRVQGTAAALKHSRQVEPERLERALVAADRQVQRLADLVEGLLDVSQLQSHAPRLNLVDVDLTQVVRDVMVRTEEAATRAGCRLVLREATPMVGRWDALRLGQVVTHLLVNAVKFGPGKPVELEVQGDADTALLRVRDHGIGIAPDRVEGLFRRFERAVPTRNYGGLGLGLYRLHRIVEAHGGQVAVTSTQGQGATFSVHLPRSGPPALRA; translated from the coding sequence ATGAAGCCCACCCTGCTGCTGGTCGAAGCCCCCGGGCCCCACCGGGAGTTGCTGTATCTGGCCTTCCAGAGCCAGGGGTGGCGGGTGCTGCTGGCGGTGGGCCTGGAGGCGCTGACGCTTGCCCTGCGCGAAGCGCCGCCCGTCCACCTGGTGCTGATGCCGGCCGGGGTGCTCACCGCCCTGGGAGGGCAGGCGGGGGTGCTGCGCGAGGCGCTGGCGGAGGCGGGCGCGGCCCTCTGGGTGGAGGCCCCGGTCGCGGAGCGGGAGGCGCTGGGACGGCTGGGCGTGCCGGTGGCGGGCTTCGTCAGCCCCACCCATTCGCTGGGCGCGAGGCTGGAGGCGGTGCGCCAGGGCCTGCCGGCGGCCGGGGTGGACGTCGAACCTTCCCGCCCCTTGAAGGTGCTGGTGACGGAGGATGATCCGGTCTTCCGCAAGCTGCTGCAGCTGTCCCTGGCCCCGTTCCACTTCGAGGTGATGGCGGCGGAGGACGGGGCGGGCGCGCTGGAGCTGGCGCGGCGGCGCTCTCCGGACATCGTCGTGGCGGACGTGCTGATGCCGCGCCTGGACGGCTTCCGGCTGTGCCTGGCGCTGCGCCAGGATGCCCGGCTCGCGCGCGTGCCCGTCATCCTCACGCACGCCACCGCGCCGGACGAGCTGGACCTGCGCATGGCGGCCAACGTGGGGGCCAATGGCTTCGTGCGGCGCAGCCAGGGCAACGACGAGGTCGTGGCGCTGCTGCTGCGCGAAGCCCACGCCGGAGGGCCGCTGCCCGCGCCCGTGCCCGGCGAGCTGTCCACGGAGCCGCACCTGTACGGGATGGTGCGGCAGCTGGAGCGGCGCGTAGGGCTGCTGGAGCAGGCCGAGCGCGACGCGCGCGACAGCGAGGAGCGCTACCGGCTGGTGGTGTCCGGCTCCTACGACGGCGTGTGGGATTGGGACGTGCGCGGCCAGTCGCTGTACTGGAGCCCGCGCCTGCTGGAGATGCTGGGGCTCAAGCCGGAGGACTTCGCGGGCACGCTCGACGCGTTCCTCGCGCGGGTGCACCCGGAGGACCGGGGCGAGGTGGCCAGCGCGCTCACCCAGCACCTGGAGCAGGGCACGCTCTATGACGTGTCCTTCCGCCTGCGGCACGCGGACGGGGCCTACCGTTCGTGCGTGAGCCGGGGCCGGGCGCTCCGCGACGCGCACGGACGGCCCCAGCGCATGGCGGGCATCATCGGCGACGTGACGGAGCAACTGCGGCTGTACCGCGAGACGCGCGAAGCGGTGCGCGTGCGCGACGAGTTCCTGGCCGTGGCCGCGCACGAGCTGCGCACGCCCCTGGCCGCGCTGCGCCTGCGGGTGCAGGGCACGGCGGCGGCGCTCAAGCACTCACGCCAGGTGGAGCCGGAGCGGCTGGAGCGCGCGCTGGTGGCGGCGGACCGACAGGTGCAACGGCTGGCGGACCTGGTGGAGGGGCTGCTGGACGTGTCGCAGCTGCAGAGCCACGCGCCCCGGTTGAACCTGGTCGACGTGGACCTGACGCAGGTGGTGCGCGACGTGATGGTGCGCACCGAGGAAGCGGCGACGCGCGCCGGGTGCCGGCTGGTGCTGCGCGAGGCCACGCCCATGGTGGGCCGCTGGGACGCCCTGCGGCTGGGCCAGGTGGTGACGCACCTGCTCGTCAACGCGGTGAAGTTCGGCCCGGGCAAGCCGGTGGAGCTGGAGGTCCAGGGCGACGCGGACACGGCGCTGCTGCGGGTGCGCGACCATGGCATCGGCATCGCGCCGGACCGGGTGGAGGGGCTGTTCCGCCGCTTCGAGCGCGCGGTGCCCACGCGCAACTACGGCGGCCTGGGCCTGGGGCTGTACCGGCTGCACCGCATCGTGGAGGCCCACGGGGGGCAGGTGGCCGTGACGAGCACGCAGGGCCAGGGCGCCACCTTCAGCGTGCACCTGCCCCGCTCGGGGCCGCCCGCGCTCCGGGCCTGA
- a CDS encoding DoxX family protein — translation MGLLAPLGRLLFSVIFITSGLNHFFQLQALTAYAQASGVPDPRLAVLVSGGVLVVGGLCVLLGVFARLGAAMLTVFLLAAAFMVHPFWRMEDPVQAQNNLIHFMKNLSMAGGALLIVYYGPGPFSLSRKKREASLGGVKLGTPLR, via the coding sequence ATGGGGTTGCTCGCGCCGCTGGGACGGCTGCTGTTCTCGGTCATCTTCATCACCAGCGGCCTCAATCACTTCTTCCAGCTCCAGGCCCTGACGGCCTACGCGCAGGCGTCCGGCGTGCCGGACCCGAGGCTGGCGGTGCTGGTGTCCGGCGGGGTGCTGGTGGTGGGCGGCCTGTGCGTGCTGCTGGGCGTGTTCGCCCGGCTGGGCGCGGCCATGCTCACCGTCTTCCTGCTGGCCGCCGCCTTCATGGTCCACCCCTTCTGGCGGATGGAGGACCCGGTGCAGGCGCAGAACAACCTCATCCACTTCATGAAGAACCTCTCCATGGCGGGGGGCGCGCTGCTCATCGTCTATTACGGGCCCGGCCCCTTCAGCCTGTCGCGCAAGAAGCGCGAGGCGTCGCTCGGGGGCGTGAAGCTGGGCACGCCGCTGCGCTGA
- a CDS encoding sensor histidine kinase has protein sequence MWLLEDSPLEAQVTQAALAASCDVRWFSDGATLVEALGFHAAPDVMVLDRETPGLTGLEVCRFLRATPVTAQMPVLLLTSHQRPEDVAEGLDAGANDYAFKPFRPSELVARVHGLARWGARQRQNAQEVAAKLEHARQDLSIARSTLEEVRSAEARAWRSDQRFRLAARATRDAIWEWDPETDSLDWSGSTQVVLGTPSAGRISREAWWRERIHPDDLATVRRSFREAIEGSEETWQSAHRFLGAEGTWLDVEERAFIVRDSRGHAVQVVGALQDVTLRRHQEAEARKRGDFERQLIGIVSHDLRNPLAAVHLSANLLLRRQGLTDVQQKQVHRIIVSTERAVRMVRDLLDFTQVRQGSLVLNPRDMDFHAVVEAAVEEAQVAAPGRALALSVSGDGRGTWDADRLSQVVGNLLGNALTYGDPDQPVRVRSHAQPDGVVLEVHNAGLPIPAHLLPRLFEPLERGAAQQERRADRSIGLGLFIVRQMVRAHGGTVTARSSEEAGTTFTVLLPRLPPASPPGPRPG, from the coding sequence GTGTGGCTGCTTGAAGACTCCCCCCTGGAAGCCCAGGTGACGCAGGCCGCGCTCGCGGCGTCGTGTGACGTCCGGTGGTTCAGCGACGGCGCCACCCTGGTGGAGGCCCTGGGCTTCCACGCGGCGCCCGACGTGATGGTGCTCGACCGCGAGACGCCGGGGCTCACGGGGCTGGAGGTGTGCCGCTTCCTGCGCGCCACGCCCGTCACGGCCCAGATGCCCGTGCTGCTGCTGACGTCCCACCAGCGCCCCGAGGACGTCGCGGAGGGGCTGGACGCGGGCGCCAATGACTACGCCTTCAAGCCCTTCCGGCCCTCGGAGCTCGTCGCCCGCGTCCACGGGCTGGCGCGCTGGGGCGCGCGCCAGCGGCAGAACGCGCAGGAGGTCGCGGCGAAGCTGGAGCACGCCCGCCAGGACCTGTCCATCGCCCGGAGCACGCTGGAGGAGGTCCGCTCCGCGGAGGCCCGCGCCTGGCGGAGCGACCAGCGCTTCCGGCTGGCCGCGCGCGCCACCCGGGACGCCATCTGGGAATGGGATCCAGAGACGGACAGCCTGGACTGGAGCGGCAGCACCCAGGTCGTGCTGGGGACCCCCAGCGCGGGCCGAATCTCACGCGAGGCGTGGTGGCGCGAGCGCATCCACCCGGACGACCTGGCGACGGTGCGCCGGAGCTTCCGGGAGGCCATCGAGGGTTCAGAGGAGACGTGGCAGAGCGCCCACCGCTTCCTCGGCGCGGAGGGCACGTGGCTGGACGTGGAGGAGCGGGCCTTCATCGTCCGGGACAGCCGGGGGCACGCCGTGCAGGTGGTGGGGGCGCTGCAGGACGTCACCCTGCGCAGGCACCAGGAAGCGGAGGCGCGCAAGCGCGGCGACTTCGAACGACAGCTCATCGGCATCGTGAGCCACGACCTGAGAAACCCGCTGGCCGCCGTCCACCTGTCCGCCAACCTGCTGCTGCGGCGCCAGGGCCTCACCGACGTGCAGCAGAAGCAGGTGCACCGCATCATCGTGTCCACCGAACGGGCCGTGCGGATGGTGCGCGACCTGCTGGACTTCACCCAGGTGCGCCAGGGCAGCCTGGTGCTGAACCCCCGCGACATGGACTTCCACGCCGTGGTGGAGGCCGCCGTCGAGGAGGCCCAGGTCGCCGCCCCGGGCCGCGCCCTCGCGCTGTCCGTCAGCGGCGACGGCCGGGGAACCTGGGACGCGGACCGGCTGTCCCAGGTGGTGGGCAACCTGCTGGGCAACGCGCTGACCTACGGCGACCCTGACCAGCCCGTCCGGGTCCGCAGCCACGCGCAGCCGGATGGAGTCGTGCTGGAGGTGCACAACGCCGGCCTCCCCATCCCCGCCCACCTGCTGCCCCGCCTCTTCGAACCCCTGGAGCGCGGCGCCGCGCAACAGGAGCGCCGGGCGGACCGGAGCATCGGCCTGGGGCTCTTCATCGTGCGGCAGATGGTGCGCGCCCACGGCGGCACGGTGACGGCGCGCTCCTCGGAGGAGGCGGGCACCACCTTCACGGTGCTGCTGCCGCGCCTGCCCCCCGCTTCACCGCCAGGACCACGGCCTGGATGA